A genomic stretch from Mycobacterium cookii includes:
- a CDS encoding AraC family transcriptional regulator has product MPEIRHQPVAPTRTLRLASGDRIDAHRHDDHQIVYAGRGVLAVATDQGSWVAPATRAIWIPAGTFHAHRAYGELSLHTVGLPAADNPLRLDAPTVLAVGPLLRELIVAYTAGETNTPERRRLRAVMLDQLRISPQQPLHVPTPTAPLLRAVCDIMHADPGDTRTLAELGREVGASERSLSRLFRQDLGMTFPQWRTQLRLHQALVLLAERTPVTTVAHQCGWSSASAFIEVFRRSFGHTPGTSARASRAEFNCAPT; this is encoded by the coding sequence ATGCCGGAAATCCGCCACCAGCCCGTCGCCCCCACCCGCACCCTGCGACTCGCGTCGGGTGACCGGATCGATGCCCACCGGCACGACGATCATCAGATCGTCTACGCGGGCCGCGGAGTGCTGGCAGTCGCGACCGATCAAGGATCCTGGGTCGCCCCGGCGACTCGCGCCATCTGGATTCCCGCCGGCACCTTTCACGCGCATCGGGCGTACGGAGAGCTCAGCCTGCACACCGTGGGCCTGCCCGCCGCCGACAATCCACTTCGGCTCGATGCGCCGACGGTTCTGGCCGTCGGACCGCTGCTGCGTGAGCTGATCGTCGCCTACACGGCGGGCGAGACGAACACCCCGGAACGAAGGCGACTCCGCGCGGTAATGCTCGACCAGCTTCGGATCTCGCCGCAGCAGCCACTGCATGTGCCCACTCCGACCGCTCCCCTGCTTCGCGCGGTATGCGACATCATGCACGCCGATCCCGGCGACACCCGCACGCTCGCCGAACTCGGCCGGGAGGTCGGAGCCAGCGAACGCAGCTTGTCCCGGCTGTTCCGTCAGGATCTCGGCATGACATTCCCGCAGTGGCGCACGCAATTACGTCTGCACCAGGCACTCGTTCTGTTGGCGGAGCGAACGCCGGTGACGACGGTGGCACACCAGTGCGGTTGGTCATCCGCGAGCGCTTTCATCGAGGTGTTCCGTCGCAGCTTCGGCCACACCCCCGGCACGTCAGCCCGAGCCAGCAGAGCCGAGTTTAACTGCGCGCCAACGTAA
- a CDS encoding fructose bisphosphate aldolase produces MASRSGFIAALDQSGGSTPKALKLYGIPEDGYGNDKQMFDLIHQMRTRLILSPSFTSDKILATILFEQTMDRTVSGEDTAAFLWKQKQIVPFVKVDQGLADVQYGVQLMKPMTKIDPLLARAVEKGIFGTKMRSFIQEPNKGGIDAIVSQQFDCAAKIAGYGLMPIIEPEVSIKSPDKPTADNLLVEAIHEKLDELPEDRQVMLKLTLPDEDNLYASLIDHPRVLRVVALSGGYTLEQSAQILARNHRLIASFSRALTEGLTAEQTDDEFNEKLKANIDEVYQASLT; encoded by the coding sequence ATGGCATCCCGCAGCGGCTTCATCGCCGCACTCGACCAAAGCGGCGGCAGCACACCGAAAGCATTGAAGCTCTATGGCATTCCCGAGGATGGGTACGGCAACGACAAGCAGATGTTCGATCTCATCCACCAGATGCGCACCCGGCTGATCTTGAGCCCCAGCTTCACCAGCGACAAAATCCTGGCCACCATCCTGTTCGAGCAGACGATGGACCGCACCGTCAGCGGCGAGGACACCGCGGCGTTCCTGTGGAAGCAGAAACAGATCGTCCCGTTCGTGAAGGTCGACCAGGGGCTTGCCGACGTCCAATACGGTGTGCAGCTGATGAAGCCGATGACGAAGATCGACCCGTTACTGGCGCGCGCCGTCGAGAAGGGAATCTTCGGCACCAAGATGCGCTCGTTCATCCAGGAGCCGAACAAAGGCGGCATCGACGCGATCGTCAGTCAGCAATTCGACTGCGCCGCGAAAATCGCCGGATACGGACTGATGCCGATCATCGAGCCCGAAGTCAGCATCAAGAGCCCCGACAAGCCCACCGCCGACAATCTGCTGGTCGAGGCGATACACGAAAAGCTCGACGAGTTGCCGGAGGATCGGCAGGTCATGCTCAAGCTGACGTTGCCCGACGAGGACAACTTGTACGCCTCACTCATCGACCACCCCCGGGTGCTGCGGGTGGTCGCGTTGTCCGGCGGCTACACCCTGGAGCAGAGTGCGCAGATCCTGGCCCGTAACCATCGCCTGATCGCGAGCTTCTCCCGCGCGTTGACCGAGGGATTGACCGCCGAACAGACCGACGACGAGTTCAACGAGAAGCTCAAGGCGAACATCGACGAGGTCTACCAGGCCTCGCTGACCTGA
- a CDS encoding TetR/AcrR family transcriptional regulator: MADAVSAETILDTAAGMIERDGVATFTMRGLAEQLGVAVTSIYWHVGGRDKLFDKLVDRLLSEMANLPVDGTTPVERIASLARSQRKALIERQHLLAIAHERDRTPTLFLPIQQRLARMLSELGVSGTDAALVLRAVQVQVISSAVMQFSAVRGAKHDEEDPSLWDDDWPDQALVQALQSPTDYDAVFEYGLRALLATLPR, encoded by the coding sequence GTGGCCGACGCCGTTAGCGCGGAAACAATCCTCGACACGGCGGCCGGCATGATCGAACGCGACGGCGTGGCGACATTCACCATGCGCGGCCTCGCCGAACAGCTCGGCGTCGCGGTCACCTCGATCTACTGGCACGTGGGCGGGCGGGACAAACTCTTCGACAAGCTGGTCGATCGGTTGCTCAGCGAGATGGCCAACCTTCCCGTCGACGGGACGACTCCGGTGGAACGCATTGCCTCCCTGGCCCGTTCGCAGCGAAAGGCGTTGATCGAACGGCAGCACTTGCTGGCCATCGCGCATGAGCGTGACCGGACGCCGACGCTGTTCCTGCCGATTCAACAGCGCCTCGCACGCATGCTGTCCGAGTTGGGCGTGAGCGGAACCGATGCGGCGCTGGTGCTGCGGGCTGTGCAGGTTCAGGTGATTTCGTCTGCGGTGATGCAATTCTCAGCGGTTCGCGGGGCCAAGCACGACGAGGAAGATCCCTCGCTGTGGGATGACGACTGGCCCGATCAGGCACTGGTGCAGGCGCTGCAGTCCCCCACCGACTACGACGCCGTCTTCGAATACGGGCTCCGCGCGCTGCTGGCAACTCTGCCGCGCTAG
- a CDS encoding aromatic ring-hydroxylating oxygenase subunit alpha → MTTHHAPDTRRDDAIGTPPQRPTRVPADRYYSAAFARLEVERMWPRVWQVACTVDHVAEPGDYFEYRCGPYSVLIVRDDDGILRAFQNVCRHRGNSLCAGSGSDLSELRCGYHGWTWDLTGALKRVPNRKGFGALPLGELPLLGVRVDTWERLVFVNLDLGAPSLADYLEAVPDDIAWLGLGDFRCYATMTVDVDANWKTIADGFSETYHIQTLHPELHRCMDDVYAPQVIWGHTGKSEQLYGVPSPHLKEMPSDAEVWDDYVRTQGALMGVAEGTPFPGGRPVIEVIAEHIRTFAAGRGVDLSWAGTDRLMRLHQYNVFPNMTLLANADHLTVLVSRPGPDPDHGELVMMLWMRMAPGAPRSTPADVRLTADEAQPGLVLTQDISVLAGLQRGMHQPGLTHITLSNEERRVINMHRNLERYLDLPADELMTGGEPGGRRR, encoded by the coding sequence ATGACGACCCACCACGCGCCCGATACCCGTCGCGACGACGCGATCGGCACACCGCCGCAACGGCCGACGCGGGTGCCGGCGGACCGGTACTACTCCGCTGCGTTCGCACGGCTCGAGGTCGAGCGGATGTGGCCCCGGGTGTGGCAGGTCGCCTGCACCGTCGACCACGTCGCCGAACCCGGTGACTACTTCGAATATCGTTGCGGGCCTTACTCGGTACTCATCGTCCGCGACGACGACGGGATATTGCGCGCCTTTCAGAACGTCTGCCGTCACCGTGGCAATTCGCTGTGCGCCGGGTCGGGATCGGACTTAAGCGAACTGCGGTGCGGCTACCACGGCTGGACGTGGGATCTCACCGGTGCGCTCAAACGAGTCCCGAACCGCAAGGGATTCGGCGCGCTGCCTCTCGGCGAGCTTCCGCTGTTGGGTGTCCGCGTCGACACCTGGGAGCGACTCGTCTTCGTCAACCTCGATCTCGGGGCGCCGTCACTGGCCGACTATCTGGAGGCGGTGCCGGACGACATCGCCTGGCTCGGGCTCGGCGACTTCCGCTGCTACGCGACCATGACCGTGGACGTCGACGCGAATTGGAAGACCATCGCCGACGGGTTCAGCGAGACCTATCACATTCAGACGCTGCATCCCGAGCTGCACAGGTGCATGGACGATGTCTATGCGCCACAGGTGATTTGGGGGCACACCGGAAAGTCCGAGCAGCTCTACGGAGTGCCGAGTCCGCACCTCAAAGAGATGCCGTCCGACGCCGAGGTGTGGGACGACTACGTCCGCACCCAAGGGGCGCTGATGGGTGTCGCCGAGGGCACGCCGTTCCCGGGCGGGCGGCCGGTCATCGAGGTGATCGCCGAGCACATCAGAACTTTCGCCGCCGGACGCGGAGTCGACCTGAGCTGGGCCGGCACCGACCGGCTGATGCGGCTGCACCAGTACAACGTCTTTCCCAATATGACGTTGCTGGCCAACGCCGATCATCTGACCGTGTTGGTGTCACGGCCGGGCCCCGATCCCGATCACGGCGAGCTGGTGATGATGCTGTGGATGCGGATGGCGCCTGGCGCGCCGCGATCCACCCCCGCCGACGTTCGGCTGACGGCAGACGAGGCCCAGCCGGGTCTGGTTCTGACGCAGGATATTTCGGTGCTGGCCGGGCTGCAGCGTGGTATGCACCAGCCTGGGCTGACGCACATCACGCTGTCGAACGAGGAACGGCGCGTGATCAACATGCACCGGAACCTGGAGCGCTATCTGGACCTGCCCGCTGACGAACTCATGACCGGGGGTGAGCCCGGTGGCCGACGCCGTTAG
- a CDS encoding N-acyl-D-amino-acid deacylase family protein, with translation MFDLKITGGTVVDGTGSDRFDADVAVKDGKIVEIRRRSPGAPPLEGDAAETIDATGKIVAPGFVDIHTHYDGQVSWDALLEPSSGHGVTTVVTGNCGVGFAPVRPGREDWLIGLMEGVEDIPGTALTEGISWGWESYPEYLDVIGKQRFAVDVGSQVAHGAVRAYAMGERGARNEPASPDDIAAMARLVQEAVEAGALGFSTSRTLGHRAIDGEPVPGTYAAEDELFGLGRAMAAGGQAVFELAPQGVAGEDIIAPKKELEWMQRLGAEIDRPISFGMIQVDAAPDLWREQLDISAAAHAAGSRLYPQIAARPFGMLFGFDGHHAFTHRPTFRRLKAECSREELAQRLADPAVKAAILAEDDLPPDPNLLFDNMFALAQYALGRTYAMGDPPDYEPTDERTVEKIAAERGEDPLSTLYDLMLEHDATSMLMLPFYNYAYGNHDAIREMLTHPAGVVGLSDGGAHCGMICDASFPTFLLTHWARDRRRGEKLPLEYVVRKQSYDTAQLFGLSDRGVVEIGKRADVNVIDMEAITLHRPQMAYDLPAGGKRLIQGASGYTATIVNGVVTRRDGVDTGARPGRLVRGAR, from the coding sequence GTGTTCGACCTCAAAATCACCGGCGGCACCGTTGTGGACGGAACCGGCTCAGATCGATTCGACGCCGACGTCGCCGTCAAGGACGGCAAGATCGTCGAGATCCGGCGTCGCAGCCCGGGTGCACCGCCGCTGGAGGGCGATGCGGCCGAGACCATCGACGCCACCGGAAAGATCGTCGCGCCCGGCTTCGTCGACATCCACACCCACTACGACGGCCAGGTGAGCTGGGACGCGCTGCTGGAGCCGTCCAGCGGTCACGGCGTGACCACCGTCGTCACCGGTAATTGCGGCGTCGGGTTCGCGCCGGTGCGGCCCGGCCGCGAGGACTGGCTGATCGGTTTGATGGAAGGCGTCGAGGACATCCCCGGCACCGCGCTCACCGAGGGCATCTCGTGGGGCTGGGAGAGCTATCCGGAATACCTCGACGTCATCGGCAAGCAGCGATTCGCCGTCGACGTGGGCAGCCAGGTGGCCCACGGCGCGGTCCGCGCCTACGCGATGGGTGAGCGCGGCGCCCGCAACGAGCCCGCCTCCCCGGACGACATCGCGGCGATGGCACGCCTGGTGCAAGAGGCCGTCGAGGCCGGCGCGCTGGGCTTCTCGACCTCGCGCACCCTCGGGCACCGCGCCATCGACGGGGAACCCGTTCCAGGGACGTACGCCGCCGAGGACGAACTGTTCGGCCTCGGCCGGGCCATGGCGGCCGGCGGCCAGGCGGTCTTCGAGCTGGCGCCGCAGGGCGTGGCCGGCGAGGACATCATCGCGCCCAAGAAAGAACTCGAATGGATGCAGCGCTTGGGCGCTGAGATCGACCGGCCGATCTCGTTCGGCATGATCCAGGTCGACGCCGCCCCGGACCTCTGGCGCGAACAGCTGGACATCTCGGCGGCCGCGCACGCGGCGGGCAGCCGGCTGTATCCGCAGATCGCCGCGCGGCCGTTCGGCATGCTGTTCGGCTTCGACGGGCATCACGCCTTCACGCACCGGCCGACGTTCCGCCGGCTCAAGGCCGAGTGCAGTCGCGAGGAGCTCGCACAGCGGCTGGCCGACCCGGCCGTGAAGGCTGCGATCCTCGCCGAAGACGATCTGCCGCCCGACCCGAACCTGTTGTTCGACAACATGTTTGCGCTTGCACAGTACGCGCTCGGACGCACCTATGCGATGGGCGATCCGCCGGACTACGAGCCGACCGACGAGCGCACCGTGGAGAAGATCGCCGCCGAACGCGGCGAAGACCCGCTGTCGACCCTCTACGACCTGATGCTCGAGCACGACGCGACGTCGATGCTGATGCTGCCGTTCTACAACTACGCCTACGGCAACCACGACGCGATCCGCGAGATGCTCACGCATCCCGCCGGCGTCGTCGGACTCTCCGACGGTGGCGCGCACTGCGGCATGATCTGCGACGCATCGTTCCCGACCTTCCTGCTGACCCACTGGGCGCGCGACCGTCGCCGTGGCGAGAAGCTGCCGCTGGAGTACGTCGTCCGCAAGCAGTCCTACGACACCGCGCAACTGTTCGGGCTGTCCGATCGCGGGGTCGTCGAGATCGGGAAACGGGCCGACGTCAACGTGATCGACATGGAGGCGATCACGCTGCACCGGCCACAGATGGCCTACGACCTGCCGGCCGGTGGGAAGCGGCTCATCCAGGGCGCCTCGGGCTACACCGCGACGATCGTCAACGGCGTCGTCACCCGCCGCGACGGCGTCGACACCGGCGCGCGACCCGGTCGACTGGTCCGCGGGGCGCGCTAG
- a CDS encoding TetR/AcrR family transcriptional regulator gives MSKQPATIRGGRGARQRILDAAAELFYREGINATGVERLAAESSVSKRTLYQHFPSKTAVVEEYLRGMEQRVTDAAAQLEELTPRQRLLAFFDGHIAPGDTFRGCPFHNAAVEAAGTMPGVQDIVRTTKLGFADLLTDLAGQAGAADPRQLGNQLAVLYEGAGALATSLDDPAPWARAKKAAEVLIDHALG, from the coding sequence ATGAGCAAGCAGCCTGCGACGATCAGGGGTGGCCGCGGCGCGCGCCAGCGCATCCTGGACGCCGCCGCCGAGTTGTTCTACCGCGAAGGAATCAACGCGACCGGCGTCGAACGACTGGCAGCCGAGTCATCGGTGTCCAAGCGAACGCTCTACCAGCACTTTCCCAGCAAGACGGCGGTGGTGGAGGAATACCTGCGCGGCATGGAGCAGCGCGTGACCGACGCTGCGGCGCAGCTCGAGGAGCTGACACCACGCCAGCGTCTGTTGGCCTTTTTCGACGGCCATATCGCGCCTGGCGACACGTTTCGGGGCTGCCCGTTCCACAATGCGGCCGTCGAGGCGGCCGGAACCATGCCGGGCGTGCAGGACATCGTCCGGACTACCAAGCTCGGCTTCGCCGACTTGCTCACCGACCTGGCCGGGCAGGCCGGGGCCGCCGATCCGCGACAACTCGGCAACCAGCTCGCCGTGCTATACGAAGGCGCCGGTGCGCTGGCGACCTCGCTGGATGATCCAGCCCCGTGGGCTCGTGCCAAGAAGGCAGCCGAGGTGCTGATCGACCACGCCCTCGGCTAG
- a CDS encoding oxidoreductase encodes MAQRSPVVLITGVSSGIGRAIANAFAAEGFEVFGTSRNTQRTEPIPGVELIPLDVTDPASVTAAVSTVVQRAGRIDILVNNAGFGVLGAAEESSIDQAQQLFDTNFFGLARITREVLPYLRAQRSGRIVNIGSVLGFLPAPYGAFYAASKHAVEGYSESLDHETREFGVRVVVVEPGYTSTSFESNATDADSPIGSYAPIRDHVKDVLAQSVRAGDDPAVVAQVVLKAATSRAPKLRYPAGPLARRLSLLKKFAPAGLLDKGIRKANKLTSSPKPTRIGDPEANLV; translated from the coding sequence ATGGCGCAACGCTCGCCCGTGGTGTTGATAACTGGGGTCTCGTCCGGCATCGGTCGGGCCATCGCAAACGCATTCGCAGCGGAGGGCTTCGAGGTCTTCGGCACCAGCCGCAATACCCAACGCACCGAGCCGATTCCCGGTGTGGAACTGATCCCGCTCGACGTGACCGACCCCGCCTCGGTTACGGCCGCCGTGTCGACTGTCGTTCAGCGGGCCGGTCGCATCGACATCCTGGTCAACAACGCCGGATTTGGGGTCCTGGGCGCCGCCGAGGAGAGCTCGATCGACCAAGCCCAGCAGCTGTTCGACACGAACTTCTTCGGTCTGGCGCGAATCACCCGGGAGGTGCTGCCGTATCTGCGGGCGCAGCGAAGTGGCCGCATCGTCAACATCGGCTCGGTTCTGGGGTTCCTGCCGGCGCCCTACGGCGCGTTCTATGCCGCCTCGAAGCATGCGGTCGAGGGCTATTCGGAATCGCTGGACCACGAAACGCGCGAGTTCGGTGTTCGGGTTGTGGTCGTCGAGCCCGGTTACACCAGCACCTCGTTCGAGTCGAACGCCACCGATGCCGATTCGCCGATCGGCAGCTATGCGCCGATTCGTGACCATGTCAAAGACGTTCTCGCGCAGTCCGTTCGGGCCGGCGATGACCCCGCGGTGGTGGCGCAGGTGGTGCTGAAGGCGGCAACCAGCCGCGCGCCGAAGCTTCGTTACCCGGCCGGGCCGCTGGCGCGGCGCTTGTCGCTGCTGAAGAAATTCGCACCGGCAGGATTGCTGGACAAGGGAATTCGCAAAGCGAACAAATTGACGTCGAGTCCCAAGCCGACGCGCATTGGCGATCCGGAGGCGAATCTCGTTTGA
- a CDS encoding DUF5994 family protein, whose product MSDRRSANPVRLSVAHELGGDIDGAWWPRVDRMTVELPNLVAALTPLVGEITSINVNWPPLQRPPDFNWPGWEHKPQHVMTVNGGDAQVNLLIIPYTTYSGLALMVLRRAASMPIAPADRDKPAFVMAGTILQAASRQRAANLEAQVPQNVR is encoded by the coding sequence ATGAGCGATCGGCGCTCGGCGAATCCTGTTCGGCTCTCGGTGGCACACGAGCTGGGCGGGGACATCGACGGGGCATGGTGGCCGCGGGTCGATCGCATGACCGTCGAATTACCCAATCTCGTCGCGGCTTTGACGCCGTTAGTGGGCGAGATCACTTCCATCAACGTCAATTGGCCGCCACTGCAGCGACCGCCCGACTTCAACTGGCCGGGCTGGGAACACAAGCCCCAGCACGTGATGACCGTCAATGGCGGGGACGCACAGGTCAACCTGTTGATCATCCCGTACACGACCTACAGCGGCCTCGCGTTGATGGTGCTGCGCCGCGCTGCCAGCATGCCGATCGCGCCCGCCGACCGCGACAAGCCAGCGTTTGTGATGGCCGGCACGATCCTGCAGGCCGCCAGCAGGCAGCGCGCCGCCAATCTCGAGGCTCAGGTCCCGCAGAACGTCCGGTAG
- a CDS encoding protein adenylyltransferase SelO: MLVIARRLTDVSVAPDVTVALQGRFFGDLPELGVRWQAETFPDLRLLAFDEALADELGLDAAWLRGPDGLRFLVGALVPDGATPVAQAYAGHQFGGYVPRLGDGRALLLGELADADGRLRDIHLKGSGPTPFARGGDGLAAVGPMLREYVISAAMHALGVPTTRSLAVVSTGRPVQRETLLPGAVLTRVAASHLRVGSFQYASATGDLDLLRRLADHAIDRHYPGAAMTDHPYLALFESVAAVQASLVARWMLIGFVHGVMNTDNMTVSGETIDYGPCAFMEAYHPDTVFSSIDEWGRYAYDNQPVMAAWNLARFAEALLPLLADNVDEGVALAENAFAVFRAQYDHTWASGMRAKLGLSGDLDAATVTSLADDVLALLKASRVDYTSFFRGLSHAARGDAEGTRGLFADLAGIDEWIARWRALGPDAALMDRSNPIYIPRNHLVEEALSAATDGEQRPLERLLAAITDPYAERPGFERYAAPAPDDFGDYRTFCGT; the protein is encoded by the coding sequence ATGTTAGTCATCGCCCGTAGGCTGACTGACGTGAGCGTTGCACCCGATGTCACCGTCGCTTTGCAGGGCCGCTTCTTCGGTGACCTGCCGGAGCTGGGTGTCCGCTGGCAAGCCGAGACGTTTCCCGATCTGCGGTTGTTGGCCTTCGACGAGGCGCTGGCCGACGAGTTGGGCCTGGACGCCGCTTGGCTGCGCGGACCCGACGGGTTGCGCTTCCTGGTCGGCGCGCTGGTTCCCGACGGTGCCACGCCGGTCGCTCAGGCCTACGCGGGACACCAGTTCGGGGGGTACGTTCCGCGGCTGGGTGACGGGCGCGCGCTGTTGCTCGGTGAGCTCGCCGACGCCGACGGGCGTCTTCGCGACATCCACCTCAAGGGCTCGGGCCCGACGCCGTTCGCCCGCGGTGGTGACGGCCTGGCCGCGGTGGGTCCGATGCTGCGCGAATACGTGATCAGCGCGGCGATGCACGCGCTGGGTGTTCCGACGACGCGATCGCTGGCCGTGGTGTCCACCGGACGTCCGGTGCAGCGCGAGACGCTGCTGCCCGGGGCGGTGCTCACCCGCGTCGCCGCCAGCCACCTGCGGGTGGGCAGCTTCCAATATGCCTCGGCCACAGGCGATCTGGATCTGCTGCGCCGGCTGGCCGACCACGCGATCGACCGCCACTACCCCGGCGCCGCCATGACCGATCACCCGTACCTGGCACTGTTCGAGTCGGTCGCCGCCGTGCAGGCGTCCCTGGTAGCCCGGTGGATGCTGATCGGCTTCGTCCACGGCGTGATGAATACCGACAACATGACGGTCTCCGGGGAGACCATCGACTACGGGCCGTGTGCGTTCATGGAGGCCTACCACCCCGACACGGTGTTCAGCTCGATCGACGAGTGGGGCCGCTACGCCTACGACAACCAGCCCGTCATGGCGGCGTGGAACCTCGCCCGGTTCGCCGAAGCCCTGCTTCCGCTGCTGGCTGACAACGTCGACGAGGGCGTGGCGCTCGCCGAGAATGCCTTCGCCGTTTTCCGCGCCCAGTACGACCACACGTGGGCCTCCGGGATGCGGGCCAAGCTCGGTCTGTCTGGGGACCTCGACGCCGCAACTGTGACCTCGCTGGCCGACGACGTGCTGGCACTGCTCAAAGCGAGCCGCGTCGACTACACCTCGTTCTTCCGCGGCCTGAGCCACGCCGCGCGCGGCGATGCGGAAGGGACTCGCGGGCTGTTCGCCGACCTCGCCGGCATCGACGAATGGATCGCTCGATGGCGGGCACTCGGTCCGGATGCCGCGCTGATGGACCGCAGCAACCCGATCTACATCCCGCGAAACCACCTCGTCGAAGAAGCGCTCAGCGCGGCGACGGACGGCGAGCAGAGGCCGCTCGAGCGGCTGCTCGCCGCGATAACCGATCCCTACGCCGAGCGACCGGGTTTCGAGCGCTACGCAGCGCCGGCGCCGGACGACTTCGGCGACTACCGGACGTTCTGCGGGACCTGA
- a CDS encoding glutamate--tRNA ligase encodes MTNITGMLERHEVDHLFPADLPEPGEWEQRYPPRDLPPSAQVTRLAPSPTGFIHLGGIYTAMIDLAVAHQSDGRYFVRVEDTDQSREVAGAYEQFGRAFEYFRVIPDEGEGAGDYGPYRQSQRATIYLTYARELLRSGKAYLCFATSDELAQIRTRQQQLKKPTGYYGEWALWRDAEVASVREQLANGTPYVVRFRSPGRVEGRTTFTDAIRGEISMEANYNDVVILKSSAAVQLPTYHFAHAVDDHLMRPNLVIRGEEWLSSTSLHLQLFEALGFEPPTYAHIALLMKQIPGGKRKLSKRKDPEADVDFYIKSGYPADAVLYYLRGLANGRLAEIPLSEALAAPISLAECGGAGPLVDLVKLEDISADYIATLSGPEIYAALTVWSAEFDPELHRVIEAYPELTLAALAVEREGVSNPRKDLRKWSDFRSAYGFFFADLFTLVGADDAQLGLPIDLVRSFAGDFVTAYQDLDDPQQWFQQVRDLADKFGFARNAKEYKQNPDAYPGSIREASQLIRVALTGSTKSPDMFEIARTLGRDEVIRRITTLTA; translated from the coding sequence ATGACTAACATCACCGGAATGCTGGAGCGCCACGAGGTAGACCACCTCTTTCCCGCCGATCTGCCCGAACCGGGTGAGTGGGAGCAGCGTTATCCGCCCCGCGACCTGCCGCCCAGCGCCCAGGTGACGCGGCTGGCCCCATCGCCGACCGGCTTCATCCACCTCGGCGGCATCTACACCGCGATGATTGACCTCGCCGTCGCGCACCAAAGCGACGGCCGCTACTTTGTGCGCGTCGAGGACACCGACCAATCGCGGGAGGTGGCGGGCGCCTACGAACAGTTCGGTCGCGCTTTCGAGTACTTCCGGGTCATTCCCGACGAGGGGGAGGGCGCCGGCGACTACGGGCCCTACCGCCAGTCGCAGCGGGCCACGATTTACCTGACCTATGCCCGCGAGCTGCTGCGCTCCGGCAAGGCGTACCTGTGCTTCGCCACCTCCGATGAGCTGGCCCAGATTCGCACCCGTCAGCAGCAGCTCAAGAAGCCCACCGGCTACTACGGCGAATGGGCCCTCTGGCGCGACGCCGAGGTCGCGTCGGTGCGCGAACAGCTGGCCAACGGGACGCCGTACGTGGTGCGCTTCCGCTCACCCGGCCGCGTCGAAGGCCGGACGACGTTCACCGACGCGATCCGCGGTGAGATCTCCATGGAGGCCAACTACAACGACGTGGTCATCCTCAAATCGTCGGCGGCCGTTCAGCTGCCGACCTACCACTTCGCCCACGCCGTCGACGATCACCTGATGCGCCCCAATCTGGTGATCCGCGGTGAGGAGTGGCTGTCGTCGACATCGCTGCACCTGCAGCTGTTCGAGGCACTGGGTTTCGAGCCGCCGACCTACGCCCACATCGCGCTGCTGATGAAGCAGATCCCGGGTGGCAAGCGCAAACTGTCCAAACGCAAAGACCCCGAAGCCGACGTCGACTTCTACATCAAGTCGGGTTATCCGGCCGACGCGGTGCTGTACTACCTGCGCGGCCTGGCCAACGGGCGGCTGGCCGAGATCCCGCTGTCGGAAGCACTCGCCGCGCCGATCTCACTGGCCGAGTGCGGCGGCGCCGGCCCGCTGGTCGATCTGGTGAAACTGGAAGACATCAGCGCCGACTACATCGCGACGCTCAGCGGGCCGGAGATCTATGCGGCCCTGACGGTGTGGTCCGCGGAGTTCGATCCTGAACTGCATCGGGTGATCGAGGCGTACCCGGAGCTGACGCTGGCCGCGTTGGCCGTCGAACGCGAGGGCGTCAGCAACCCGCGCAAGGATCTGCGCAAATGGTCGGATTTCCGCTCTGCGTATGGCTTTTTCTTCGCCGACCTGTTCACGCTCGTCGGCGCCGACGACGCGCAACTGGGGCTGCCGATCGACCTGGTCCGCTCGTTCGCCGGCGACTTCGTCACGGCCTACCAGGATCTCGACGACCCGCAGCAGTGGTTCCAGCAGGTGCGCGATCTGGCCGACAAATTCGGTTTCGCCCGCAACGCCAAGGAATACAAGCAGAATCCCGACGCGTATCCCGGTTCGATCCGCGAAGCATCGCAGCTGATCCGAGTGGCGCTGACCGGTTCGACCAAGAGCCCCGACATGTTCGAGATCGCCCGCACCCTCGGTCGCGACGAAGTAATCCGGCGGATCACCACTCTGACCGCCTAG